One genomic region from Kamptonema formosum PCC 6407 encodes:
- the modA gene encoding molybdate ABC transporter substrate-binding protein yields MIKTSRFLILFSCVVAFCFWLGSCTNPMPAKAVSLNFASTPPYRDVLIELERQYRQEKFNVTINYTFSGATALRDRIEQGESFDIFLVTSNLVIDDLQKKGLLLEETIKNLVSTQMVLIVPADSSLAIGDFKDLTSDRIKTIAMGTQRLGVGQHTKEILTNLGIFQQVQSKAVWANVESREITKAVESKQADVGITFLPEAKSSKKLKTAAIAPTDSHKPIFARLAVLKNSQNPVEAKEFIEFLTSSKAMSIFEKYGFTAISPSSKS; encoded by the coding sequence ATGATAAAGACCTCTCGCTTCTTAATCTTATTTAGCTGTGTAGTTGCCTTCTGCTTCTGGCTAGGAAGTTGCACCAATCCCATGCCCGCGAAGGCAGTTTCCCTCAACTTTGCTTCAACTCCACCGTATAGAGATGTATTGATTGAACTTGAAAGACAATATCGGCAAGAAAAGTTTAATGTTACTATTAACTATACCTTTTCTGGAGCAACTGCACTGAGAGATCGTATTGAACAGGGAGAGTCATTTGACATCTTTCTAGTTACCTCTAACCTAGTAATAGATGATTTGCAAAAAAAAGGTCTATTGTTAGAGGAAACTATCAAAAATTTAGTCTCTACACAAATGGTCTTAATTGTTCCGGCTGATTCTTCGCTAGCGATCGGGGACTTTAAGGACTTAACTAGCGATCGCATTAAAACAATCGCGATGGGGACACAAAGGCTGGGAGTTGGTCAACACACCAAAGAGATTTTGACTAATCTAGGGATTTTTCAGCAGGTTCAATCTAAAGCTGTATGGGCGAATGTTGAAAGCCGGGAAATCACCAAAGCAGTGGAAAGCAAACAAGCAGATGTAGGTATTACTTTTCTACCCGAAGCTAAGTCATCTAAGAAACTCAAAACCGCCGCGATTGCTCCTACTGATTCCCACAAACCAATTTTTGCAAGGCTGGCTGTCCTTAAGAATAGCCAGAACCCTGTAGAAGCAAAAGAATTCATTGAATTTCTCACAAGTAGCAAAGCAATGTCAATATTTGAGAAATATGGTTTTACTGCTATCTCACCTTCGTCTAAGTCTTGA
- a CDS encoding energy transducer TonB has product MSYSPSLFTGLTEQLRQPTWWAAIASVGIHGILGVSAPVLSIFSPQPKSAGKVEVLELTPEEMKRLPQTLPSPISPPQFSISPIPAPPNLIPPLPPEPPDIQLPSLPPGMPSFVSPTAPLPPLNSPPPSNQTAFAPTPNFPSFINPPSLRSQPNPVIPPPPLQGFPLPEPNPGRTDPQMESDLERLGNTDNRRPQFDPPRIYTPEDFPQGGNASNPNKTAANPDPKQVPPTVPDSGTNPAATTPSPTVQDPTKRNRLAESPLVTAMRQKMEAERQARQTPNAGTQGGSTSATDEKNIAFVNTYNSLLLRFQQAYPNLEPTRYVSVPVAYPKEACSQKLEDRVIYGVVVKPEGAIAAVPELLATQGYSILNLAARNAATTYKFPASSNPKLYPLVFDFKYDEKICASLPVGPTPSPQPQPSTQPSPTGSPQPQPSTQPSPTGSPQPQPSTQPSPTGSPQPQPSTQPSPTGSPQPQPSTQPSPTGSPQPQPSTQPSSEPSPTSTPEPSTPLSPESSPQPEPSVSPSSEPSPTSAPEPSVSPSSEPSPTSAPEPS; this is encoded by the coding sequence ATGTCTTACTCTCCATCCCTCTTTACTGGTCTAACTGAACAACTGCGCCAACCGACATGGTGGGCAGCGATCGCCTCTGTAGGCATTCACGGAATACTGGGAGTAAGCGCCCCTGTACTATCCATATTTTCCCCACAACCAAAGTCTGCCGGCAAAGTTGAGGTACTGGAATTAACTCCCGAAGAAATGAAGCGCTTACCGCAAACATTACCTTCCCCAATCTCCCCACCACAATTTTCAATATCACCCATTCCAGCACCCCCTAATTTAATACCACCCTTGCCCCCGGAACCCCCTGATATTCAGTTACCTTCCTTACCGCCGGGGATGCCATCTTTTGTTTCGCCCACAGCGCCTTTACCCCCATTAAATTCGCCCCCACCCTCTAATCAAACTGCATTTGCGCCAACCCCAAATTTTCCCTCATTCATCAATCCGCCTTCCCTGCGATCGCAGCCAAATCCTGTGATTCCACCCCCACCGTTGCAAGGATTTCCTCTGCCAGAACCGAACCCAGGCCGAACAGATCCCCAAATGGAAAGCGACCTAGAGCGGCTAGGAAATACAGATAATAGAAGACCGCAGTTTGACCCTCCGAGAATCTACACACCCGAAGACTTTCCCCAAGGGGGAAACGCCTCTAACCCAAATAAAACGGCTGCAAATCCCGATCCGAAACAGGTTCCCCCAACAGTTCCAGATTCAGGGACAAATCCTGCTGCGACAACGCCTTCGCCAACAGTGCAAGATCCGACTAAGAGAAATCGGCTGGCAGAAAGTCCTTTAGTAACTGCAATGCGGCAAAAGATGGAGGCGGAACGTCAGGCTAGACAAACGCCGAACGCTGGTACTCAAGGCGGCTCAACTTCAGCAACAGATGAAAAGAATATCGCTTTTGTCAATACATATAATTCTCTGTTGCTCAGATTTCAGCAGGCTTATCCTAATTTGGAACCGACGCGGTACGTTTCTGTACCAGTGGCTTACCCCAAAGAAGCCTGTTCCCAAAAACTTGAGGACAGAGTTATTTATGGGGTAGTTGTCAAGCCGGAAGGTGCGATCGCTGCTGTTCCTGAACTGTTAGCAACACAAGGTTATAGCATTCTCAATCTGGCAGCCAGAAATGCTGCTACCACTTATAAATTTCCAGCAAGCAGCAATCCGAAGCTGTACCCGTTGGTTTTTGACTTTAAGTATGATGAGAAAATCTGCGCTTCACTTCCTGTCGGGCCAACTCCATCGCCTCAACCGCAGCCGTCAACTCAGCCATCACCCACCGGTTCGCCTCAACCGCAACCGTCAACTCAGCCATCACCAACTGGTTCGCCTCAGCCGCAGCCGTCAACTCAGCCATCACCAACTGGTTCGCCTCAACCGCAGCCGTCAACTCAGCCATCACCAACTGGTTCGCCTCAACCGCAGCCGTCAACTCAGCCATCACCAACTGGTTCGCCTCAACCGCAGCCGTCAACTCAGCCATCATCTGAGCCATCACCAACATCAACACCGGAACCATCTACGCCATTGTCACCGGAATCCTCACCTCAACCAGAACCCTCCGTTTCTCCGTCCTCTGAGCCATCACCAACCTCAGCGCCGGAACCCTCCGTTTCTCCGTCCTCTGAGCCATCACCAACTTCAGCGCCGGAACCCTCATAG
- a CDS encoding 2Fe-2S iron-sulfur cluster-binding protein, producing MARSYSIKIYNRQTGDRRTVQVPEDRYILHSAENQGVDLPFSCRNGACTTCAVRLLAGEVHQPEAMGLSVELQKQGYALLCVSYPCCDIEVETQDEDEVYELQFGQYFGKGKVKVGLPLDED from the coding sequence ATGGCACGTTCTTACAGCATTAAGATTTATAACAGACAGACAGGCGATCGCCGCACCGTCCAAGTCCCAGAAGACCGCTACATCCTCCACAGCGCCGAAAACCAAGGAGTCGATCTCCCCTTCTCCTGCCGCAACGGAGCCTGCACCACCTGCGCCGTGCGCCTCCTAGCCGGCGAAGTCCATCAGCCAGAAGCAATGGGTCTGTCTGTTGAACTGCAAAAACAGGGTTATGCTCTATTGTGCGTCAGCTATCCCTGCTGTGACATAGAAGTAGAAACCCAAGACGAAGATGAAGTCTACGAACTCCAATTCGGCCAATACTTCGGCAAAGGCAAAGTCAAAGTAGGATTGCCGCTAGATGAAGATTAA
- a CDS encoding fibronectin type III domain-containing protein, producing MLTPPDFSTPRGSARNLWIFAVLFLIVIFLSLIMQALSTQPQLLTDPFLQLPTANSVRVVWFTEFAGIRHTVAYGQNLNQIVTATTTKLNRTYEDQDSSVSEAVKKGAVDNKLILRDIWRHEAKVTGLTPGVRIPYQVKSEAENGQNITSRTFTLSPQPTPETPLKILLTSDHQVMPMVAANLQKATETIDRIDAVFIAGDLANIPGRASEWFDDLRGRAFFPCLQGRAFAELDKNGIKTVYTGGELIQNAPLFTALGNHEVMGRFSKNSTLKDQFNNSFPRFATQKILTSKSDPKWENKDNKDNKESAKSPRGAKENLVIGELKDSSFNTDTYEQIFTLPSPKKYYAVTFGDVRLVVLFITNMWRTPSLDADAKGRYREPDRDFNHPENWGYGQHIYEPIVKGSAQYNWLEEELNSEEFKQAKYKVVMFHHPPHTLGDNIVPAYTDPVQIIDRDDNGEIKMIRYEYPKENDYIIRDVIPLLENADVQLVFYGHSHLWNRFISPSGMHFLETSNVGNSYPAAMGERRRFVPPGYQEEYVPIGDSNGLEPVMPTIAPVLGEDGQPMPYIASNDLTVFSIFDTAAGVVSSYYFDTRKPESEVVKFDEFKLK from the coding sequence ATGCTAACGCCCCCGGATTTTTCAACTCCCAGAGGTTCAGCTCGAAATCTGTGGATTTTTGCTGTACTATTTTTAATCGTAATCTTCCTCAGTCTAATCATGCAAGCTCTTTCCACCCAACCCCAATTACTAACCGACCCATTTCTACAACTCCCAACCGCAAATTCAGTAAGAGTTGTCTGGTTTACTGAATTTGCCGGTATCCGCCACACCGTAGCTTATGGTCAAAACTTAAATCAAATTGTAACTGCCACCACAACTAAACTCAACCGCACTTACGAAGACCAAGATTCCAGCGTTTCAGAGGCAGTAAAAAAAGGCGCAGTTGACAATAAATTAATACTTAGAGATATTTGGCGACACGAAGCAAAAGTAACTGGTTTAACTCCCGGTGTTCGCATTCCTTATCAGGTCAAAAGTGAAGCTGAAAACGGTCAAAATATTACCAGTCGCACCTTTACTCTCTCACCTCAACCAACACCAGAAACTCCCCTAAAAATTTTACTTACATCTGACCATCAAGTGATGCCGATGGTAGCTGCCAATCTGCAAAAAGCAACTGAAACAATTGATAGAATTGATGCTGTTTTTATAGCTGGAGATTTAGCTAATATCCCTGGTCGTGCCTCAGAATGGTTTGACGATCTTCGCGGTCGTGCTTTTTTCCCTTGTCTCCAAGGTCGCGCTTTTGCAGAATTAGATAAAAACGGGATTAAAACAGTTTACACGGGTGGTGAATTGATTCAAAATGCACCCTTATTTACTGCTCTTGGCAATCACGAAGTCATGGGTAGATTTTCCAAAAATAGCACGTTAAAAGATCAGTTTAATAATTCTTTCCCCCGTTTTGCGACTCAAAAAATATTAACATCTAAATCTGACCCCAAGTGGGAGAATAAAGATAATAAAGATAATAAAGAAAGTGCAAAATCGCCAAGAGGAGCAAAAGAAAATTTAGTTATAGGTGAGTTAAAGGATAGTTCTTTTAACACTGATACTTACGAGCAAATTTTTACTTTACCTAGTCCGAAAAAATACTATGCTGTAACTTTCGGTGATGTGCGTTTAGTAGTTTTGTTTATTACAAATATGTGGCGCACTCCTAGTCTTGATGCTGACGCTAAAGGCAGATATCGGGAACCAGATCGCGATTTTAATCACCCTGAGAATTGGGGTTACGGACAGCATATCTATGAGCCAATTGTCAAGGGTAGCGCTCAATATAATTGGCTTGAGGAAGAACTCAATAGTGAAGAATTTAAGCAGGCAAAATATAAGGTTGTGATGTTTCATCATCCCCCCCATACTTTAGGTGATAATATTGTACCTGCTTACACTGACCCCGTGCAGATTATTGACCGCGATGATAATGGCGAGATTAAAATGATTCGCTATGAATATCCAAAAGAAAATGATTACATTATTCGCGATGTCATCCCCTTGTTAGAAAATGCTGATGTGCAGTTAGTATTTTACGGTCATAGTCATCTGTGGAATCGCTTTATTAGTCCTAGTGGGATGCACTTTTTAGAGACTTCTAATGTTGGGAATAGTTATCCTGCGGCTATGGGTGAAAGGCGGAGATTTGTACCTCCAGGTTATCAGGAGGAATATGTTCCTATTGGCGATTCAAATGGCTTAGAACCTGTAATGCCAACTATTGCGCCTGTTTTGGGAGAAGATGGTCAGCCAATGCCTTATATTGCTAGTAACGATCTTACAGTGTTTAGTATTTTTGATACGGCGGCGGGTGTTGTTAGCAGTTATTATTTTGATACGCGGAAACCGGAGTCAGAGGTTGTGAAATTTGATGAGTTTAAGTTGAAATAG
- a CDS encoding aspartate kinase yields the protein MSLIVQKYGGSSVGTVERIQEVAKRVVKAVKLGNSVVVVVSAMGKTTDGLVKLAKEISSNPSKREMDMLLSTGEQVSIALLSMALQEMGQPAISLTGAQVGIVTEAEHTRARILQIKTDRIERQLESGKVVVVAGFQGIAIAGDLEITTLGRGGSDTSAVALAAALKADCCEIYTDVPGILTTDPRIVPDATLMSEITCDEMLELASLGAKVLHPRAVEIAKNYGVPLVVLSSWSDEPGTRVVSPPAGSRPLEGLELAKAVDAVEFDLNQAAVSLLRVPDRPGVAARLFGAIALQNLDVDLIIQSIHEGNTNDIAFTVTQNSLKQAAAVADAIVPSLGKNSDPELGEPEVRAEDRAIAKISIAGAGMIGRPKVASQMFKTLADAGINIQMISTSEVKVSCAIAAADCDRAVTELCKVFEVVSSPLTEVSTTPKPPAVRAVALDINQARLAIRHLQDRPGMAAKLFGLLAEENISVDMIIQSQRCRNIDGILTRDIAFTVAQMDVEAARETLEKAASEFGWGEVAVDIAIAKVSVVGSGMVANPGVAAKMFEALSQHKINIQMIATSEIKISCVVDEAQGVMALKAIHSAFALSGSEKIQVPA from the coding sequence ATGTCATTAATTGTTCAAAAATACGGTGGTAGTTCCGTCGGTACAGTTGAACGCATTCAGGAAGTAGCAAAGCGAGTTGTGAAGGCGGTAAAGCTTGGTAACTCTGTAGTTGTCGTGGTTTCGGCAATGGGTAAAACCACTGATGGTTTGGTAAAATTAGCTAAGGAAATTTCCAGCAATCCCAGCAAGCGGGAAATGGATATGTTGCTATCGACGGGCGAACAAGTGTCGATCGCACTTTTGAGTATGGCATTGCAGGAAATGGGACAACCGGCAATTTCGCTAACGGGTGCTCAAGTTGGGATTGTAACTGAAGCTGAACACACTCGCGCTCGGATTTTACAGATTAAGACCGATCGCATTGAACGGCAATTAGAAAGCGGTAAGGTGGTTGTCGTCGCTGGTTTTCAAGGAATCGCGATCGCGGGGGATTTAGAAATTACGACTTTGGGGCGCGGCGGTTCCGATACTTCGGCCGTAGCGCTAGCGGCGGCCTTAAAAGCTGACTGCTGCGAGATTTATACTGATGTTCCCGGAATTTTGACGACAGATCCGCGCATTGTCCCGGATGCAACATTGATGTCTGAGATCACTTGCGATGAGATGCTGGAATTGGCGAGTTTGGGCGCGAAAGTGTTGCATCCGCGCGCGGTGGAAATCGCTAAAAACTACGGCGTACCGCTGGTTGTGCTTTCTAGCTGGAGTGACGAGCCCGGTACGCGCGTGGTGTCACCGCCAGCGGGATCGCGCCCTCTGGAGGGTTTGGAGTTGGCGAAAGCGGTGGATGCAGTGGAGTTTGACTTAAATCAGGCGGCGGTGTCGCTGTTGCGAGTACCCGATCGCCCTGGGGTGGCGGCGCGGTTATTTGGCGCGATCGCACTGCAAAATCTAGATGTAGACTTGATTATCCAGTCGATTCACGAAGGTAATACCAATGATATCGCTTTTACGGTGACGCAGAATTCGCTTAAGCAAGCGGCGGCCGTAGCAGATGCGATCGTACCATCTTTGGGCAAAAATTCTGACCCAGAACTGGGAGAACCGGAGGTAAGGGCGGAAGATCGGGCGATCGCAAAAATTAGCATTGCCGGCGCGGGGATGATCGGCCGGCCCAAGGTAGCATCGCAAATGTTCAAAACCCTAGCGGATGCTGGGATTAACATTCAAATGATCTCGACTTCCGAGGTGAAAGTTAGCTGCGCGATCGCTGCTGCGGACTGCGATCGCGCTGTTACCGAACTCTGCAAAGTTTTCGAGGTTGTCAGTTCTCCGCTGACCGAGGTTTCTACTACTCCTAAACCCCCTGCGGTGCGTGCAGTTGCTTTAGATATAAATCAAGCACGTTTAGCAATTCGCCACCTCCAGGATCGTCCTGGGATGGCAGCAAAATTATTCGGACTTTTAGCTGAAGAAAACATCAGCGTTGACATGATTATTCAGTCCCAACGATGTCGCAATATCGACGGAATTTTAACTCGCGATATTGCTTTTACTGTAGCACAAATGGATGTGGAAGCTGCTAGAGAAACGCTGGAAAAAGCCGCTAGTGAATTTGGCTGGGGTGAAGTCGCAGTTGATATCGCGATCGCTAAAGTTAGCGTAGTTGGTTCGGGAATGGTAGCCAATCCGGGAGTAGCTGCAAAGATGTTTGAAGCGTTATCACAGCACAAAATTAACATTCAAATGATTGCTACTTCCGAAATCAAAATTAGCTGCGTTGTGGATGAGGCACAAGGCGTAATGGCATTAAAAGCAATTCACTCAGCTTTTGCTCTTTCTGGTAGTGAAAAAATCCAAGTTCCGGCTTAA
- a CDS encoding SufS family cysteine desulfurase, producing MTITQEKTLASKVRPDFQILQQDVNGQPLVYLDNAATSQKPLAVLNVLRDYYQQDNSNVHRGAHTLSGRATDAYEAARDKIAAFINAASRQEIIYTRNASEAINLVAYSWGFSNLEPGDEIILSVMEHHSNIVPWQFVAKRTGAVLKFVELTDTQEFDLELFKKLISDKTKLVSVVHVSNTLGCINPVQEICQIAHHYGAKVLIDGCQSLPHLSVDVQEIDCDWLVASGHKMCAPTGIGFLYGKLDLLRSMPPFMGGGEMIADVFLDHSTYADLPHKFEAGTPAIGEAIALGAAVDYLTNIGMDKIHAYEVELTAYLFQKLREIPDIKLYGPKPDINGEGRAALAAFNVGDLHPHDLSEMLDQAGVAIRAGNHCTQPLHRYLCIRASARASLYFYNTREEIDVFIAALKDAIDFFGSNF from the coding sequence ATGACTATCACTCAAGAAAAAACCCTAGCATCTAAAGTTCGCCCCGACTTCCAAATTTTACAACAGGACGTTAACGGTCAACCGCTGGTTTATTTAGACAATGCAGCCACCTCTCAAAAGCCTTTAGCTGTCCTCAATGTTCTCCGGGATTATTACCAGCAAGATAATTCTAACGTGCATCGAGGAGCGCATACGCTCAGCGGTAGAGCTACAGATGCTTATGAAGCGGCGCGAGACAAGATTGCTGCCTTTATAAATGCTGCTTCTCGTCAAGAAATCATCTACACCCGCAATGCCAGTGAAGCGATTAATTTAGTCGCCTATTCTTGGGGATTTAGTAATCTAGAACCAGGGGATGAAATCATCCTTTCAGTGATGGAACATCACAGCAATATTGTCCCTTGGCAATTTGTGGCAAAAAGAACAGGCGCGGTGCTGAAGTTTGTAGAACTTACCGACACCCAAGAATTTGATTTAGAACTATTTAAAAAGCTAATTTCAGACAAAACTAAATTAGTATCTGTAGTTCACGTTTCTAATACTCTAGGCTGCATTAATCCCGTCCAAGAAATTTGCCAAATCGCTCACCATTATGGTGCAAAAGTTTTAATTGATGGTTGTCAAAGTTTACCACATTTGAGCGTAGATGTGCAAGAAATAGATTGTGATTGGCTAGTAGCTTCTGGTCACAAAATGTGCGCTCCTACAGGCATTGGGTTTCTTTACGGCAAGTTAGATTTATTGCGGTCAATGCCTCCATTTATGGGCGGTGGTGAGATGATTGCCGACGTATTTCTTGACCATTCTACCTATGCCGATTTACCCCATAAGTTTGAGGCGGGTACTCCGGCAATTGGGGAGGCGATTGCTCTGGGTGCAGCCGTCGATTATTTAACTAACATTGGTATGGATAAAATTCATGCTTATGAGGTAGAATTGACTGCTTATCTCTTCCAAAAATTGCGCGAAATTCCCGATATTAAGCTGTATGGCCCGAAGCCTGATATTAATGGGGAAGGTCGAGCAGCTTTAGCCGCTTTTAATGTTGGAGATTTGCATCCTCATGACTTATCTGAGATGTTAGACCAAGCGGGAGTTGCGATTCGCGCTGGTAATCATTGCACCCAGCCTTTGCACCGTTATTTATGTATTAGAGCTAGTGCAAGGGCGAGTTTGTATTTTTACAATACTCGTGAAGAAATTGATGTATTTATTGCAGCTTTAAAGGATGCAATCGATTTTTTTGGTAGTAATTTTTGA
- a CDS encoding CHASE3 domain-containing protein — protein MKLRLKLNPQFLLRVATGLGIATLLSISVSGLAFLSVMRTLEANRSVQKKVETIDRLGQILNNLRDAENGQRGYILTGENSYIDYYTSAELNLDQCFELLRQFLANEPAINRQLDDLQPLVENRLEQINDTIKLRRSQGLDAALLEIKRNQDAQKLSNRIRVAVKNIDAQERAVLFERQQEAGSSLQRSIIAFVGGSVFNLLIFTWVFRLIYDEIFKRKQTEIQLKEAKEEAEQAKLAAEVANSAKSEFLANMSHELRTPLNGILGYAQILIRSKNIQENELKGLEIIQQCGSHLLTLINDILDLSKIEARKMELAPNEFHFLAFLQAVSEIVRIKAEQKGIAFISQFDPALPISVQADEKRLRQVLINLLGNAVKFTDRGGVTFKVGVIESSTIEPEASTLNAVNKIRFQIEDTGVGMSEEQRQKIFIPFEQVGETKRMAEGTGLGLAISSKIVEVMGSKICVTSQLEQGSQFWFDLDLPCANEFTLKPTWDLKGVVVGFTGNKRKILVIDDRWENCSVIVNLLTPIGFEVFEAANGAEGLAKATELLPDLIITDLVMPVMDGFELLRRLRNSETLKDTIVIVSSASVFETDQYKSLDAGANAFLPKPVQVSELFELLQKKLDLSWVYAESKTPQSPPESTPKISAVESLAIPPAALIEDLYDLAKKGNVKGVIQKAEELKKLDEQWIPFAEEVCRLAKGFQEKQLKSFLTNYYNPKGENSLAS, from the coding sequence ATGAAACTTCGCCTCAAACTAAATCCCCAATTTTTGCTCCGAGTAGCGACAGGACTAGGTATTGCTACGCTGTTATCAATATCAGTTAGTGGACTAGCATTTTTGAGCGTTATGCGTACCTTAGAAGCTAATCGAAGCGTACAGAAAAAAGTAGAAACCATAGATCGACTCGGCCAGATTTTAAATAACCTTAGAGATGCTGAAAATGGACAGCGTGGCTATATATTAACTGGCGAAAATAGCTATATTGATTATTACACCAGTGCCGAACTCAATCTTGACCAATGCTTTGAATTACTCCGGCAATTTCTAGCGAATGAACCCGCAATAAATCGCCAACTAGATGACCTTCAGCCTTTAGTAGAAAATCGTTTAGAGCAAATAAATGATACAATTAAACTGCGGCGTAGCCAGGGATTAGATGCAGCTCTGTTGGAAATTAAGCGCAATCAGGATGCCCAGAAGCTGAGCAATCGAATTCGTGTAGCAGTGAAAAACATTGACGCACAAGAAAGGGCAGTATTATTCGAGCGACAGCAGGAAGCTGGTAGTAGTTTACAGCGGTCGATAATTGCTTTTGTAGGCGGTTCCGTCTTCAATTTACTAATTTTTACTTGGGTTTTTAGGTTGATTTATGACGAAATATTTAAACGGAAACAAACTGAAATTCAATTAAAAGAAGCCAAGGAAGAAGCGGAACAAGCTAAACTTGCTGCGGAAGTAGCCAACAGTGCCAAAAGTGAATTTTTAGCTAATATGAGCCATGAACTCAGAACTCCTCTTAATGGTATTTTGGGCTATGCTCAAATTCTAATTCGCTCAAAAAATATTCAAGAAAATGAACTAAAAGGCTTAGAAATTATTCAGCAGTGCGGTTCTCATTTACTTACCCTGATTAATGATATTTTAGACCTCTCTAAAATCGAAGCAAGGAAAATGGAACTAGCTCCTAATGAATTCCATTTTCTAGCATTCCTTCAAGCGGTCAGTGAAATTGTCCGCATCAAAGCTGAACAAAAAGGAATTGCTTTCATTAGCCAATTTGACCCCGCACTCCCGATCAGCGTACAAGCTGATGAGAAACGCTTACGTCAAGTTTTGATTAATCTTTTGGGTAATGCTGTTAAGTTTACGGATAGAGGCGGTGTTACTTTCAAAGTTGGCGTAATTGAATCATCTACGATTGAGCCAGAAGCAAGCACTCTCAATGCTGTTAACAAAATTCGCTTTCAAATCGAAGATACTGGTGTAGGAATGAGCGAAGAACAAAGGCAAAAAATCTTCATTCCTTTTGAACAAGTTGGCGAGACTAAACGAATGGCAGAAGGTACAGGATTGGGTTTAGCGATTAGTTCTAAGATTGTGGAAGTCATGGGTAGTAAGATTTGCGTGACTAGCCAACTAGAACAAGGTAGTCAATTTTGGTTTGATTTAGATTTACCTTGTGCTAATGAATTTACATTAAAACCTACTTGGGATTTAAAAGGGGTAGTTGTAGGCTTTACAGGCAATAAACGTAAAATATTAGTTATAGATGACCGCTGGGAAAATTGTTCAGTGATTGTGAATTTACTGACTCCCATCGGTTTTGAGGTATTTGAAGCTGCTAATGGTGCTGAAGGATTAGCAAAAGCCACTGAATTACTGCCCGATCTGATTATTACGGATTTAGTTATGCCGGTGATGGATGGGTTTGAATTGCTGCGTCGCTTACGAAATTCAGAGACATTAAAAGATACAATTGTAATCGTTTCTTCTGCGAGTGTTTTTGAGACAGACCAATATAAAAGTTTAGATGCAGGTGCTAATGCTTTTTTACCTAAGCCTGTACAAGTCTCAGAATTATTTGAATTATTGCAGAAAAAGTTAGATTTGTCTTGGGTTTATGCAGAGTCAAAGACTCCTCAATCTCCTCCCGAATCAACTCCTAAAATATCTGCTGTTGAATCTTTGGCGATTCCACCAGCAGCATTGATAGAAGATTTGTACGATTTAGCAAAGAAAGGTAATGTGAAAGGGGTGATCCAAAAAGCAGAAGAATTAAAAAAATTAGATGAGCAATGGATACCCTTTGCTGAGGAAGTATGTAGATTAGCTAAAGGGTTTCAGGAAAAACAACTTAAGTCATTCTTAACTAACTATTACAATCCGAAAGGAGAGAATTCTTTGGCGAGTTAA
- a CDS encoding NUDIX domain-containing protein: MAREPIPTWYFTLVVVHLENRFLMVHERKHEQQWYLPAGRVEPGENLLEAAQRNTLQEAGIPIVLEGILRFEHTVMPKGRSRVRVIFVARPEDSTPPKSKPDEYTLGAQWYSLKELDRLSLRGEEVREMIYYMASGAPIYPLEVLSFEGAPFKRHRYRW, translated from the coding sequence ATGGCTCGCGAGCCAATTCCTACATGGTATTTTACCCTAGTTGTCGTTCACTTAGAAAACCGTTTTCTAATGGTACACGAGCGCAAGCATGAGCAGCAGTGGTATCTTCCTGCGGGCCGAGTCGAACCAGGAGAGAACCTGCTGGAAGCAGCACAGCGAAACACTTTACAGGAAGCAGGTATCCCCATCGTACTCGAAGGAATTCTCCGCTTTGAGCATACAGTCATGCCCAAGGGTAGATCTCGTGTTAGAGTAATTTTCGTCGCCCGCCCAGAAGACAGCACCCCCCCCAAAAGCAAACCTGACGAATATACCTTGGGCGCACAATGGTATTCTCTCAAAGAATTAGATCGACTGTCCCTACGGGGAGAGGAAGTGCGGGAAATGATTTATTACATGGCAAGCGGTGCCCCCATTTACCCCCTAGAGGTACTCAGTTTCGAGGGTGCGCCCTTTAAGCGCCATCGATATCGGTGGTAA